A window from Chelmon rostratus isolate fCheRos1 chromosome 13, fCheRos1.pri, whole genome shotgun sequence encodes these proteins:
- the cnga4 gene encoding cyclic nucleotide-gated cation channel alpha-4 yields the protein MDKTGDVSIRSNQWQRLLRWHRGQKVNEEGEDGVKDEGKRNINLDQKLKVKWTEWLVDPAEQFYYIWLQVMIFPIVYNSVIIILRTCFTTIALSYLPVWLTLDYLADLMYIVDMIITVHTGYLDQGILIKDLTQLKKHYLHSKRFLRDLASLLPTDFLYFSFGIQTPLVRINRLLRMPRLNEALDRMETRTSYPNTFRISKLMIYIFVLIHWNACLYFALSSYIGFGSDRWVYPNITNPEFASMRRQYFYCFWFSAQIFTTVGDTPLPKREEEYLFMIADLLIAVLVFASIVGNVGNVITSLRDRDNVFFPNHELVKAYLRSHHISKELRQRIDNWYQHLHINKKIMRENEILQQLPVHLRTEIAVSVHLPTLSKVTIFQSCEKSLLEELVLKLTPQVFSPGEYVCRKGDVGHEMYIIKEGKLAVVADDGVTEFAVLSEGNFFGEISILNIKGNKSGNRRTANIRSIGHSDLFSLSKEDLTDVLSEFPAAKRHLEEKGRQILTKMGMLEESEEGEESEAEKVETKIKRLESNLEILQTKLARLMVELESSNRKMQARVEQLEREVAALESLPEDGEEGERAQGRGEGVGGEVGWEREEAEGEEEEGPDAKVKKQGQGEDGNEVAKEGDGESTKSRPFNDA from the exons ATGGATAAAACAGGTGATGTTAGTATTAGAAGTAACCAGTGGCAGAGGCTGCTCAGGTGGCATCGGGGGCAGAAAGTGAATGAGGAAGGAGAAGATGGAGTCAAGGATGAAGGGAAACGTAACATCAACCTGGATCAGAAGTTGAAAGTTAA ATGGACAGAGTGGTTGGTGGATCCGGCAGAACAGTTCTATTATATCTGGCTGCAGGTCATGATCTTCCCTATTGTCTACAACTCAGTGATCATCATTCTGAG GACGTGCTTCACTACAATTGCACTGAGCTACCTGCCTGTGTGGCTTACACTGGACTATCTGGCAGACCTCATGTATATAGTTGACATGATCATCACAGTTCACACAG GTTACTTGGATCAGGGCATCCTGATCAAGGATCTAACGCAGCTGAAGAAGCACTACCTGCACTCTAAACGCTTCCTAAGGGACCTTGCTTCCCTGCTGCCCACTGACTTCCTCTACTTTAGCTTTGGCATCCAAACTCCGCTGGTGAGGATCAACCGCCTCCTGCGTATGCCACGACTCAACGAGGCGCTGGATCGCATGGAGACGAGAACCTCCTACCCCAACACCTTCCGCATCTCCAAGCTCATGATCTACATCTTCGTGTTGATCCACTGGAACGCCTGCCTCTACTTTGCACTGTCCAGCTACATCGGCTTTGGAAGTGATCGTTGGGTTTACCCCAACATCACCAACCCGGAGTTCGCCTCCATGCGTCgtcagtacttttactgcttcTGGTTCTCTGCCCAGATTTTCACCACAGTGGGAGACACCCCCCTAccaaagagggaagaagagtATTTGTTTATGATTGCAGACCTGCTCATTGCCGTGCTAGTTTTTGCATCAATTGTTGGCAATGTTGGCAATGTCATCACAAGTCTAAGGGACCGTGATAATGTCTTCTTCCCTAACCATGAGCTG GTAAAGGCGTACTTACGTAGCCATCACATAAGCAAGGAGCTTCGACAGCGCATCGACAACTGGTACCAGCACCTTCACATCAACAAGAAGATCATGCGAGAGAATGAAATCCTCCAGCAGCTGCCCGTACACCTGAGGACGGAGATCGCTGTCAGCGTTCACCTTCCCACGCTCTCCAAAGTCACCATCTTCCAGAGCTGTGAGAAAAgtctgctggaggagctggtgcTTAAACTTACACCTCAG GTGTTCAGTCCAGGAGAGTACGTCTGCAGGAAAGGAGATGTCGGTCATGAAATGTACATCATCAAAGAGGGAAAACTTGCAGTTGTTGCAGATGATGGGGTCACAGAGTTTGCAGTGCTCAGTGAAGGGAATTTCTTTGGGGAAATTAGTATTCTCAATATCAAAG gtAACAAATCAGGCAATCGGCGCACTGCCAACATCCGAAGCATTGGCCACTCTGACCTGTTCAGCTTGTCCAAAGAGGACCTGACAGACGTGCTGTCCGAGTTCCCTGCAGCCAAACGTCacctggaggagaaaggcagacagatcCTCACTAAGATGGGCATGTtggaggagagtgaggagggggaggagagtgAGGCAGAGAAAGTCGAAACCAAGATAAAAAGACTGGAGAGCAACTTGGAAATCTTGCAAACAAAACTAGCTCGACTTATGGTGGAGTTAGAGTCCAGCAACCGCAAGATGCAGGCCAGGGTGGAGCAGTtggagagggaggtggcagCACTGGAGTCTCTGCCAGAAGATggggaagaaggagaaagagcaCAGGGAAGAGGTGAAGGGGTGGGAGGGGAGGTTGgatgggagagagaagaggcagaaggtgaagaagaggagggtcCAGATGCAAAGGTAAAGAAACAAGGGCAGGGAGAAGATGGTAATGAGGTGGCCaaagaaggagatggagagagcacCAAAA GTCGGCCCTTTAATGACGCATAG
- the gdf3 gene encoding protein DVR-1, producing MRSTRTPLVLLAACLLCVCAPSHVEEMKSQERLFLRSLGLSGPPRPAGSHQPRRRVPSALWKMFRRSESIQAQESDPCTVSEYGVRGNIIRYVQDQGRLVSGWSGSCQACLEKQLFFNMSVLQPVELLSLAQLEIKFHWKPFRSAELLQGPRTLSVSLYKVIRATLRGANPQANRRLLLSQSVRLQPEPTSITMDLTALAESWRKPGRNYGLVLELLPLSADPEELLAFHPGNSLPLEPAHSLPLIQASLVAVSLNPHQCRSRQRRSAVHLPVTPSNVCKARRLYIDFKDVGWQDWIIAPQGYMANYCHGECPFPLSESLNGTNHAILQTLVHSLDPHGTPQPCCVPIRLSPISMLYYDNNDNVVLRHYQDMVVDECGCR from the exons ATGAGGTCGACCCGGACTCCTCTGGTGCTGCTCGCGGCGTGTTTGCTCTGCGTGTGCGCCCCCTCGCAcgtggaggagatgaagagccAGGAGCGGCTCTTCCTCCGCTCCCTGGGGCTCTCCGGGCCGCCCCGGCCTGCGGGGAGCCACCAGCCGCGGCGCCGCGTCCCCTCCGCGCTCTGGAAGATGTTCCGGAGGTCAGAGAGCATCCAGGCCCAGGAGAGCGACCCCTGCACGGTGTCTGAGTACGGAGTCCGCGGAAACATCATCCGATACGTGCAAGACCAAG GCCGGCTGGTGTCTGGCTGGAGCGGCAGCTGCCAGGCCTGTCTGGAGaagcagcttttcttcaacATGTCCGTGCTGCAGcctgtggagctgctgtctCTGGCTCAGCTGGAAATCAAGTTCCACTGGAAGCCCTTCAGATCTGCAGAGCTCCTGCAGGGGCCCCGGACCCTCAGCGTGTCTCTGTATAAAGTGATCCGAGCCACGCTGAGGGGAGCCAATCCACAGGCCAACCGCAGGCTCCTGCTGTCCCAGTCGGTCCGGCTGCAGCCAGAACCCACCTCCATCACCATGGACCTCACCGCGCTGGCAGAGAGCTGGCGCAAACCGGGACGCAACTACGGTTTGGTTCTagagctgctgcctctcagcGCAGATCCAGAAGAGCTTCTCGCTTTTCACCCCGGGAACTCCCTCCCGCTGGAGCCAGCCCACAGCCTGCCGCTGATCCAGGCCTCGCTGGTGGCCGTGTCCCTCAACCCCCACCAGTGTCGctccaggcagaggagaagcGCCGTCCACCTGCCCGTGACACCCAGCAACGTGTGCAAGGCCCGCCGCCTCTACATCGACTTCAAAGACGTGGGCTGGCAGGACTGGATCATCGCGCCGCAGGGCTACATGGCCAACTACTGCCACGGCGAGTGCCCGTTCCCGCTCAGCGAGAGCCTGAACGGCACCAACCACGCCATCCTGCAGACCCTGGTGCACTCGCTGGACCCGCACGGCACGCCACAGCCCTGCTGCGTCCCCATCCGCCTGTCCCCGATCTCCATGCTCTACTACGACAACAACGACAACGTGGTGCTTCGACATTACCAGGACATGGTGGTGGACGAGTGCGGGTGTCGGTGA
- the trappc10 gene encoding trafficking protein particle complex subunit 10 — protein MECQEEKPIIYTMENKPIVTCAGDQSLFTSLYTSLAQQLPREPMEWRRTYGRAPKMIHLEANFVQFKEELLPKEGNKALLTFPFLHIYWTDCCDTEVYKSSVKEDMMRWQNSLRAHGSADWVIIVVETNDNKKKNKTNILPRSSIVDKIRSDFCNKQNDRCVVLSDPLKDSSRSQESWNSLLLKLRTLLLMSFTKNLGRFEDDMRTLREKRTQPGWSFCEYFMVQEELAFVFEMLQQFEDALVQYDELDALFTQYVLNFGAGDTANWLGSFCAPVRSWSGLLLRRPIDMEKRDGIQRGEASLLDLRSYLFSRQCTLLIFLQRPWEVTQRALELLHNCVQELRLLEVSVLEGALDCWVFLSCLEVLHRIEGCCDQAQLAANCSHTVGLWAYATDKLKSLGELCGLVSEKGPTSEDLNRTVDLLAGLGDERPETVNSLQSPYKKLKEALSSVEAFERHYLELSHAAMEMYRAIGRLRSARLVGKSLAEFYMRKGDPERAETFLQEALKSYVSEGWSLPVTHTRKQIAECQKLLGRTEDYLQTSALLAGDVNLTTEERKYFCQEILTFAGKSGDKAQKVTLSMGVFTQLTRLQFRPASASVHSGAVLQVELTLQCLMPVSVRIQQLAASIHFDLERGGTNGRSKGAQRQTNPGTVEFLQANSSAGPPTSTAGPSLELDEIQDRSPSDNSLNSAGVVCKNTHLVMRRHDSSTPPDTPNCVSPPTVAVKEGALMLKVQDVTLEPGNNSIIFTAPSGQPGTYTLRQLYATVGQVQFVLPHIYPSVQYEVYSQEPQLTVEPLSEPLLAGLPQIVKFTLLTGHYAVKKGDALQLSNTDTMPILPSASCTARISNPGAESVGESILSIQSSEKVTSISLPPTPPYHTLEFQLEVLCVIPSGTDRPANERLTNGEVRHRPRSYSHPDTPMTAIDQRMSIDCPWSIYSTLLALTFYIPFKTKHSLLSAGNRKYIQVCVQNVSDVNFTLAEVKLTEKQHTSLELQSLNTKKQQLLCSKHSVFCLWEVRWKDDLPSCLQCVFSADFSLLNQDDVPAFKPFHYQFQLERVTTLYSVRAEILPPAGEQHCRSGFLCGLQVCITRLTEPAEGELAEDSKTDTDGLKTTKLMYEVADSSSNWAVCGKSSGMVSMPLTASATHKVQIEVMPLFAGHLPFPKIKVLKYLPHTAAVAIQPDPDSCVENDSLSLLDKTLDDQADTASIRSRGSVHSVGSGDQQQKGVAMPRLEPFSPGQVFNHSHTRQVLVLPATDDHIMEVNAT, from the exons ATGGAGTGTCAAGAGGAAAAGCCGATCATCTACACTATGGAAAACAAGCCGATTGTGACAT GTGCTGGAGACCAGAGCTTGTTTACGTCTCTCTATACCTCATTGGCCCAACAACTTCCCAGGGAGCCAATGGAGTGGAGGAG GACGTACGGCCGTGCTCCAAAAATGATCCACCTTGAGGCTAATTTTGTCCAGTTTAAAGAGGAGCTCCTCCCCAAGGAGGGCAACAAGGCTCTCCTCACCTTCCCCTTCCTGCACATCTACTGGACTGACTGCTGT GATACAGAGGTGTATAAGAGCTCGGTGAAGGAGGACATGATGCGATGGCAGAACAGCTTGCGGGCTCATGGTTCAGCAGACTGGGTCATCATCGTCGTGGAGACCAAtgataataagaagaagaacaagaccAACATCCTTCCTCGGTCATCCATCGTGGACAAGATCCGCAGCGATTTTTGCAATAAGCAGAACGACAG GTGTGTGGTGCTGTCGGATCCTCTGAAGGACTCGTCTCGGTCTCAGGAATCCTGGAATTCCTTGCTGCTCAAGCTGCGAACCCTCCTCCTCATGTCCTTCACCAAGAATCTGGGCCGCTTTGAAGACGACATGCGGACGCTCCGAGAGAAACGCACGCAGCCTGGCTGGAGCTTCTGTGAATACTTCATGGTGCAG GAGGAGCTGGCCTTTGTTTTTgagatgctgcagcagtttgaagATGCCTTGGTCCAGTATGATGAACTAGATGCTCTTTTTACCCAATATGTCCTTAACTTTGGAGCTGGGG ATACAGCTAACTGGCTCGGCTCATTCTGCGCCCCGGTGCGTAGCTGGAGCGGCTTGTTGCTTCGGCGGCCCATTGACATGGAGAAGAGGGATGGGATCCAGCGTGGAGAGGCCAGCCTGTTAGATCTGAGGAGCTACCTGTTCTCCCGACAGTGCACTTTACTCATTTTCCTCCAGAGGCCCTGGGAGGTCACCCAGAGAGccctggagctgctgcacaaCTGTGTGCAGGAACTACGTCTGCTGGAG GTGTCGGTGCTGGAGGGAGCGCTTGACTGCTGGGTGTTTCTCAGCTGTTTGGAAGTTCTGCACAGGATCGAGGGCTGTTGTGATCAGGCCCAGTTAGCTGCAAACTGCTCCCACACTGTCGGGCTGTGGGCTTACGCGACTGACAAG CTGAAGTCCCTGGGTGAACTCTGTGGCCTGGTGTCAGAGAAGGGACCCACATCTGAGGACCTGAACAGGACTGTGGATCTGCTGGCCGGACTGGGGGATGAGAGGCCTGAGACTG ttAACAGCTTGCAGAGCCCTtacaaaaagctgaaagaagCCTTGTCGTCTGTGGAGGCTTTTGAAAGGCACTATCTT GAACTCTCTCATGCTGCTATGGAGATGTACAGGGCCATCGGCCGGCTGAGGTCTGCCAGACTGGTGGGAAAAAGCCTGGCGGAGTTCTACAT GAGGAAGGGGGACCCTGAGCGGGCAGAGACCTTCTTACAGGAAGCCCTGAAGTCATACGTGTCAGAGGGATGGAGCCTGCCTGTCACTCACACCAGGAAACAGATCGCTGAGTGTCAGAAACTGCTGGGCAGAACTGAGGA CTACCTGCAGACCAGTGCCTTGTTGGCTGGTGACGTGAACCTGACCACCGAGGAGAGGAAGTACTTTTGTCAAGAAATTCTGACCTTTGCCGGCAAGTCTGGAGATAAGG CTCAGAAAGTCACTCTCAGCATGGGTGTTTTTACTCAACTCACACGGCTACAGTTCCGTCCGGCCTCTGCCTCGGTGCATTCTGGCGCCgtcctgcaggtggagctcaCTCTGCAATGTTTGATGCCCGTGTCGGTGCGCATACAGCAACTAGCTGCTAGCATTCACTTTGACCTGGAGCGTGGAGGGACTAATGGGAGGTCTAAGGGGgctcagagacaaacaaaccCAGGGACAGTAGAGTTTCTCCAAGCTAACTCGTCAGCAGGCCCCCCCACCTCAACCGCTGGCCCCTCTTTAGAGCTGGATGAGATTCAGGACAGGAGTCCTTCGGACAATTCTCTCAACTCAGCGGGAGTGGTGTGTAAAAACACTCACCTGGTCATGCGGCGTCATGACAGCAGCACGCCACCGGACACGCCCAACTGTGTCAGCCCTCCTACTGTTGCCGTGAAGGAAGGAGCCCTGATGCTGAAAGTGCAGGATGTGACACTAGAGCCTGGGAATAACAGCATCATATTCACAGCACCA AGTGGACAGCCAGGCACTTACACATTGCGTCAGCTGTATGCCACGGTGGGTCAGGTGCAGTTTGTGCTGCCTCACATCTACCCGTCGGTCCAGTATGAAGTCTATTCTCAGGAGCCCCAACTGACCGTGGAGCCTCTCTCAG aGCCGCTGTTGGCTGGTCTGCCGCAGATTGTGAAGTTCACTCTGTTGACGGGTCACTACGCTGTGAAGAAGGGAGacgctctgcagctcagcaacaCAGACACCATGCCCATCCTGCCCTCCGCCAGCTGCACCGCCCGCATCAGCAACCCTGGTGCTG AGTCGGTGGGTGAAAGCATCCTGTCCATCCAGTCGTCAGAGAAGGTGACCAGCATCAGCTTGCCCCCCACGCCCCCGTACCACACTCTGGAGTTCCAGCTGGAGGTTCTGTGTGTCATCCCGTCCGGGACCGACCGGCCCGCCAATGAGAGGCTGACCAACGGGGAGGTCCGCCACCGGCCACGCAGCTACAGTCACCCTGACACGCCCATGACTGCCATCGACCAGAGG ATGTCTATCGACTGTCCGTGGTCGATCTACTCCACGCTGCTTGCCCTCACCTTCTACATCCCCTTCAAGACCAAACACTCGCTGCTTTCTGCTGGTAACAG GAAGTAcatccaggtgtgtgtgcagaatgtgtCTGACGTGAACTTCACGCTGGCAGAAGTGAAGCTGACAGAGAAGCAGCACACATCGCTGGAGCTGCAGTCCCTCAACACTAAAAAACAACAG CTGCTGTGCAGTAAGCACAGCGTGTTCTGCTTGTGGGAGGTGAGGTGGAAGGACGACCTGCCCTCCTGCCTGCAGTGCGTTTTCTCAGCCGACTTCTCTCTGCTCAACCAAGACGACGTCCCTGCCTTCAAACCCTTCCACTACCAGTTCCAGCTCGAGAGAGTCACC ACGTTGTACAGTGTGCGAGCTGAGATCTTGCCTCCTGCCGGTGAGCAGCACTGTCGCTCCGGTTTCCTCTGCGGGCTGCAGGTGTGTATAACACGACTGACTGAACctgcagagggagagctggCAGAGGACAGCAAGACTGACACTGACGGCCTCAAAACCACCAAACTGATGTATGAAG tggctgacagcagcagtaactGGGCAGTGTGTGGGAAGAGTTCAGGGATGGTGTCCATGCCCCTGACGGCCAGCGCCACCCACAAGGTGCAGATCGAGGTGATGCCTCTGTTTGCGGGACACCTGCCCTTCCCCAAGATCAAAGTGCTGAAGTACCTGCCTCACACTGCGGCAGTGGCCATCCAGCCGGACCCCG ACAGCTGCGTGGAGAACGACAGCCTCTCCCTGCTGGACAAGACGCTGGACGACCAGGCGGACACGGCGAGCATCCGCAGTCGGGGCAGCGTGCACTCTGTGGGCAGCGGCGACCAGCAGCAGAAGGGCGTGGCCATGCCGCGCCTGGAGCCCTTCAGCCCGGGACAGGTGTTCAACCACAGCCACACACGGCAGGTCCTGGTGCTGCCCGCCACCGACGACCACATCATGGAGGTCAACGCTACATGA